A portion of the Meriones unguiculatus strain TT.TT164.6M chromosome 11, Bangor_MerUng_6.1, whole genome shotgun sequence genome contains these proteins:
- the Vdac1 gene encoding voltage-dependent anion-selective channel protein 1 — translation MAVPPTYADLGKSARDVFTKGYGFGLIKLDLKTKSENGLEFTSSGSANTETTKVNGSLETKYRWTEYGLTFTEKWNTDNTLGTEITVEDQLTRGLKLTFDSSFSPNTGKKNAKIKTGYKREHINLGCDVDFDIAGPSIRGALVLGYEGWLAGYQMNFETAKSRVTQSNFAVGYKTDEFQLHTNVNDGTEFGGSIYQKVNKKLETAVNLAWTAGNSNTRFGIAAKYQVDPDASFSAKVNNSSLIGLGYTQTLKPGIKLTLSALLDGKNVNAGGHKLGLGLEFQA, via the exons ATGGCTGTGCCTCCCACGTACGCCGATCTTGGCAAGTCCGCCAGGGATGTCTTCACCAAAGGCTACG gCTTTGGCTTAATAAAACTCGATTTGAAAACGAAGTCCGAGAATGGATTG gAATTTACCAGCTCAGGCTCGGCCAACACAGAGACCACCAAGGTGAACGGCAGCCTGGAAACCAAGTACAGGTGGACCGAGTACGGGCTGACATTTACGGAGAAGTGGAACACGGACAACACCCTGGGCACGGAGATCACCGTGGAAGACCAG CTCACTCGTGGACTGAAGCTGACCTTTGACTCATCCTTCTCGCCTAACACTGG gaaaaaaaatgctaaaatcaAGACAGGGTACAAGAGGGAGCATATCAACCTAGGCTGTGACGTGGACTTTGACATCGCTGGCCCCTCGATCCGGGGTGCTCTGGTGCTTGGCtacgagggctggctggctggctaccAGATGAATTTTGAGACTGCGAAGTCCCGAGTGACCCAGAGCAACTTTGCAGTTGGCTATAAGACGGACGAATTCCAGCTTCATACTAacgt GAATGACGGGACAGAATTTGGTGGCTCCATTTACCAGAAGGTGAACAAGAAGTTGGAGACTGCTGTCAACCTCGCCTGGACAGCAGGAAATAGTAACACTCGCTTTGGAATAGCAGCCAAGTATCAGGTCGACCCTGATGCCAGCTTTTCG gCCAAAGTGAACAACTCTAGCCTGATTGGCTTGGGGTACACTCAGACCCTGAAGCCAG GTATCAAACTGACGCTGTCAGCCCTGCTGGATGGCAAGAACGTCAATGCGGGTGGCCACAAGCTTGGTCTAGGACTGGAATTTCAAGCATAA